A window of the Streptococcus sp. 116-D4 genome harbors these coding sequences:
- the dhaQ gene encoding DhaKLM operon coactivator DhaQ has translation MTFISNHKQKIISSYISATVSSHPELEKHPTLPLVYQKNCNPHQVPILSGGGSGHEPAHIGYVGEGMLTAAIYGQLFTPPTRTEILESIRFLNNGHGVFIIVKNFEADIKEFSSAINTARQEGIKVGYSLAHDDISIEPHNRFQIRGRGLAGTILLHKVLGFAAQNGADIEQLTDLGHELAPEIATIGFATKAASLPQATLPLFNLEEGNISYGIGIHGEEGYRIVPFQSSEILANEIISKLRLHYHWKKGDQFILLVNNLGTTSNLEMGVFINDLLQLLEIEGVTITFIKSGTFMTSLDMAGISVTLCPVKNKQWLEALHAPTTAFAW, from the coding sequence ATGACATTTATTTCAAATCATAAACAGAAAATTATTTCAAGTTACATTTCGGCAACTGTCAGCAGTCATCCTGAATTAGAAAAACACCCTACCTTACCTTTAGTTTATCAAAAAAATTGCAATCCTCATCAGGTTCCAATATTGTCGGGTGGAGGTTCCGGTCACGAACCTGCGCATATTGGATATGTGGGAGAAGGAATGCTTACTGCTGCTATCTATGGTCAATTATTTACTCCTCCTACACGAACTGAAATCTTAGAGTCCATTCGTTTTTTAAACAATGGTCACGGTGTCTTCATCATTGTAAAAAATTTCGAAGCAGACATCAAAGAATTTAGCTCGGCCATTAATACTGCTAGACAAGAAGGAATTAAGGTCGGCTATAGTCTAGCACACGATGATATTTCCATTGAACCTCACAATAGATTTCAAATTAGAGGAAGAGGGCTTGCAGGGACTATTTTGCTTCATAAAGTTCTAGGATTTGCAGCTCAAAATGGTGCCGACATAGAGCAACTAACTGATTTAGGTCATGAACTTGCTCCCGAAATCGCAACAATTGGTTTTGCAACGAAAGCTGCTAGTCTCCCCCAAGCCACCCTTCCACTATTTAACTTGGAAGAAGGAAATATTTCTTATGGTATTGGGATACATGGCGAAGAAGGCTATCGTATCGTCCCATTCCAATCATCGGAAATCCTTGCAAATGAAATTATAAGTAAATTAAGATTGCACTATCATTGGAAAAAGGGTGATCAATTTATATTGCTTGTAAATAATCTAGGCACTACCAGCAACTTAGAAATGGGCGTATTTATCAATGATCTCCTTCAACTCTTAGAAATTGAAGGAGTCACTATTACCTTTATAAAATCAGGAACATTTATGACCAGTCTAGATATGGCCGGTATATCCGTAACGCTTTGCCCCGTAAAAAATAAACAGTGGTTAGAAGCGCTCCATGCTCCAACGACAGCTTTTGCATGGTAA
- a CDS encoding YkgJ family cysteine cluster protein, which translates to MSKEIDIEYYHQLALQKQKEHRKVLANLKKKPPKNLDKIAQQIHQEVFAEIDCTACANCCKTLGPDFKEADITRIAKYFKMKLPAFEAEFLQVDEDGDKVFKSMPCPFLGGDNLCSIYDVRPKACREFPHTDRKKIHQINHLTIKNTLTCPAAYLFVEKLKDKIE; encoded by the coding sequence ATGTCTAAAGAAATTGATATTGAGTACTACCATCAGCTAGCTTTGCAAAAGCAGAAGGAGCACCGTAAAGTTTTAGCTAATTTGAAGAAAAAGCCACCAAAAAATCTAGATAAGATAGCTCAGCAGATTCACCAAGAAGTCTTTGCAGAGATTGATTGTACGGCCTGTGCCAACTGTTGCAAGACATTGGGGCCTGACTTCAAGGAAGCAGACATCACTCGTATTGCTAAGTACTTTAAGATGAAATTACCTGCTTTTGAAGCGGAGTTCCTTCAGGTAGATGAAGATGGAGATAAGGTTTTTAAATCCATGCCTTGTCCCTTTTTAGGAGGAGATAATCTCTGTTCCATCTATGACGTTCGTCCAAAGGCCTGTCGAGAGTTCCCCCACACTGACCGCAAAAAAATCCATCAAATTAACCATTTGACGATTAAGAATACCTTGACCTGTCCAGCGGCCTATCTCTTTGTTGAAAAGTTAAAAGACAAAATCGAATGA
- a CDS encoding LPXTG cell wall anchor domain-containing protein: MKKLTKFGIITMSVFALNLVSQSVVQAEETNSESANVSETLGITNSTDAENTSSVDNRVAPDPISDTSRKSDTEDANASSPKSEEISTNNKAETGRKEYPTYPLGTSTGSAPSDDSEPDGSNIIDEGGHVNVEGLPAHFSEDGKSVVYNYTVAFKGMHSSTHGQTVSGVRVRIPEIVGSKVDFTLIGTRDANENPVDVNVPMKEFSYNEYIESTDGKEIVPTAEELAAGKKPSVVNVTDYENYKDAREYLNDKVNTYAVSSQTLRSNAFRVSVTVPLEEAKKIKYLPIDVRLPWKCSQEGSLGLFEEGCQIIEDYPQAQPYYQDSNGKNTYGALANPSLVDDTYVQNDHLMRSVSNQSTYITPNNGDWKTIPHDVNINPETFFNYVKIFKLKYNPSVKYHASEFEDMADQDVSTLHYGDVVVDYVIKGTNQSIKETYKDTPLTSIYGSDGNLVTYNTAENADERPFSITVDGKKYNLVGVSSTSAPEIGQLKEGTTHVIYEYEKEPDPEPTPDPKPTPDPKPTPDPKPTPDPEPTPDPKPTPNPEPTPDPKPTPNPEPTPDPKPTPNPEPTPNPEPAPKPVQPESIQSTEQKSAPEKAQLPNTGTADSSLAMNLLAILAGIFGISLFKKSKKSEN, from the coding sequence ATGAAAAAACTTACTAAGTTTGGCATCATCACAATGTCTGTCTTTGCTCTAAATTTGGTTTCTCAGTCAGTAGTTCAAGCTGAAGAAACTAATAGTGAATCAGCAAATGTTTCAGAGACACTAGGTATTACTAATTCAACTGATGCTGAGAACACTTCTTCAGTAGACAATAGGGTTGCACCAGACCCTATTAGTGACACCTCACGAAAATCAGACACAGAGGATGCCAATGCTTCCTCACCTAAATCTGAAGAAATCTCAACTAATAACAAAGCTGAAACTGGAAGGAAAGAATATCCAACTTATCCTCTGGGGACTTCAACTGGCTCTGCCCCTAGCGATGATAGCGAACCAGATGGTAGCAATATCATTGATGAAGGCGGTCACGTCAATGTTGAAGGACTTCCAGCACATTTTAGTGAAGATGGTAAAAGTGTCGTCTACAATTACACTGTAGCCTTTAAAGGAATGCACTCAAGTACTCATGGCCAAACAGTCTCAGGCGTTCGTGTTCGTATACCAGAAATAGTTGGTTCTAAAGTTGATTTCACTTTGATCGGAACACGTGATGCTAATGAAAATCCTGTAGATGTCAATGTTCCTATGAAAGAGTTTTCGTATAATGAATATATAGAATCAACTGATGGAAAGGAGATTGTTCCAACTGCAGAAGAACTAGCGGCTGGTAAGAAACCTTCCGTTGTTAATGTAACTGATTATGAAAATTATAAAGATGCCCGGGAATATTTGAATGATAAAGTTAATACATATGCTGTTAGTTCACAAACATTGAGATCAAATGCTTTTCGTGTATCTGTGACCGTACCCTTGGAGGAAGCTAAGAAGATCAAGTACTTACCAATTGACGTGAGACTTCCTTGGAAATGTTCTCAAGAAGGTTCGCTTGGTTTATTTGAAGAAGGTTGCCAAATTATAGAAGATTATCCTCAAGCGCAACCATATTATCAAGACAGCAATGGAAAAAATACTTATGGTGCTCTAGCAAATCCAAGCTTAGTAGATGATACTTATGTTCAGAATGATCATCTAATGAGGTCAGTTTCAAACCAAAGTACTTATATCACACCAAATAACGGTGATTGGAAAACTATTCCTCATGATGTTAATATTAATCCTGAGACCTTCTTTAATTATGTTAAAATTTTTAAATTGAAATATAATCCTTCTGTTAAATACCATGCTTCAGAATTTGAAGATATGGCTGATCAGGATGTTTCTACGCTTCATTATGGAGATGTAGTGGTGGATTATGTCATCAAAGGAACAAATCAATCTATTAAGGAGACTTATAAAGACACACCATTAACTTCTATTTATGGATCTGATGGAAATCTTGTGACTTATAATACTGCTGAAAATGCAGATGAGCGTCCGTTTTCTATTACTGTAGATGGTAAAAAATACAATCTAGTTGGTGTTTCTTCAACATCTGCACCTGAAATAGGTCAGTTAAAAGAAGGTACAACTCATGTTATCTATGAGTATGAGAAAGAACCAGATCCAGAGCCAACTCCGGATCCAAAGCCAACACCAGATCCAAAACCAACTCCAGATCCAAAACCAACACCAGATCCAGAGCCAACTCCAGATCCAAAACCAACACCAAATCCAGAGCCAACTCCGGATCCAAAACCAACTCCAAATCCAGAGCCAACTCCGGATCCAAAACCAACACCAAATCCAGAGCCAACTCCAAATCCAGAGCCAGCTCCAAAACCTGTTCAACCAGAAAGTATTCAATCTACTGAGCAAAAATCAGCTCCAGAAAAGGCTCAGTTACCAAATACAGGAACTGCTGATTCGTCATTAGCTATGAATCTTCTTGCTATTTTAGCTGGAATCTTTGGTATTTCACTTTTCAAAAAAAGTAAAAAATCAGAGAACTAA
- the dhaM gene encoding dihydroxyacetone kinase phosphoryl donor subunit DhaM: MGSIGLVIVSHSKHIAQGLVELISEVAKDVPITYVGGTEDGGIGTSFDQVDRVVSDNSADTLLAFFDLGSAKMNLEMVADFSDKTIVINRVPIVEGAYTAATLLQAGAELSVIQTQLAELEINK; this comes from the coding sequence ATGGGAAGTATTGGTCTTGTTATCGTTTCACATTCCAAACACATTGCACAAGGTCTTGTTGAACTGATTAGTGAAGTAGCTAAAGATGTTCCGATTACTTATGTAGGAGGAACCGAGGACGGAGGAATTGGAACAAGTTTTGATCAAGTAGATAGGGTTGTTTCTGACAATTCAGCAGATACTTTATTAGCCTTTTTTGACCTAGGCTCTGCAAAAATGAACTTAGAAATGGTGGCTGATTTCAGTGATAAAACTATCGTCATCAACAGGGTTCCAATTGTAGAAGGTGCCTACACTGCAGCTACTCTTCTTCAGGCTGGTGCAGAACTGTCAGTTATTCAAACACAATTGGCGGAGCTTGAAATCAATAAATAA
- the dhaK gene encoding dihydroxyacetone kinase subunit DhaK, whose translation MKKIINEPTQVVDEMLQGLSFMHDDLVQRLDGFDVIVRKAEKTGKVGLISGGGSGHEPSHAGFVGDGMLSAAICGAVFTSPTPDQILEAIKAADEGAGVFMVIKNYSGDIMNFEIAQELAEMEGIDVASVVVDDDIAVENSLYTQGRRGVAGTILVHKILGAAARSGKSLSEMKDLADKLVLEIKTIGLALSGATVPEVGKPGFVLEDDEFEYGVGIHGEPGYKKEKMQPSAQLAAELVEKLSEGFQLKTGERYGLLINGLGSTPLMEQYVFANDVAKLLHEKGVDLAFKKIGNYMTSIDMAGLSLTLIRLADDEWLDALNAPVTTPAW comes from the coding sequence ATGAAAAAAATTATAAATGAACCGACACAAGTTGTTGATGAAATGTTGCAGGGATTGTCATTCATGCATGATGACTTGGTTCAACGCTTAGATGGTTTTGATGTCATTGTTAGAAAGGCAGAAAAGACAGGAAAAGTTGGACTCATTTCAGGTGGAGGTTCAGGACATGAACCAAGTCATGCTGGATTTGTAGGAGATGGAATGTTGTCTGCTGCCATTTGTGGAGCAGTCTTCACTTCACCTACTCCGGACCAAATTTTAGAAGCCATCAAGGCGGCTGATGAAGGTGCTGGAGTTTTCATGGTCATCAAGAACTATTCTGGTGACATTATGAACTTTGAAATTGCACAAGAACTTGCTGAAATGGAAGGTATTGATGTAGCAAGTGTTGTGGTTGATGATGATATCGCTGTTGAAAATAGTCTCTATACCCAAGGCCGTCGAGGTGTTGCAGGTACTATTTTAGTCCATAAAATTTTGGGTGCTGCGGCTCGTTCTGGTAAATCATTATCTGAAATGAAGGACTTGGCCGACAAACTTGTCTTAGAAATTAAAACAATTGGATTAGCCCTGTCTGGAGCAACTGTTCCTGAAGTTGGGAAGCCAGGTTTTGTTCTAGAAGATGATGAATTTGAATATGGAGTTGGTATTCACGGTGAACCAGGATATAAAAAGGAGAAAATGCAACCTTCCGCACAATTGGCAGCAGAATTGGTTGAAAAACTATCTGAAGGTTTCCAACTTAAGACTGGTGAACGCTATGGCCTTCTCATCAATGGTTTAGGAAGCACTCCTCTTATGGAACAATACGTATTTGCAAATGATGTGGCTAAATTACTCCATGAAAAAGGTGTTGACTTGGCGTTTAAGAAAATTGGAAACTATATGACATCAATTGATATGGCTGGCTTGTCATTAACATTGATTCGATTGGCAGATGATGAGTGGTTGGATGCTCTAAATGCACCTGTTACTACCCCAGCTTGGTAA
- the dhaL gene encoding dihydroxyacetone kinase subunit DhaL: MNVEQALEWMKLFNEKIQEQKDYLSELDTPIGDGDHGGNMARGMAAVMENIEGKQFETSSDVFKLVSMQLLSKVGGASGPLYGSAFMGMAKADSNSKIEEILQSGLDMIVKRGKAEVGEKTMVDVWTPVIAALSAGQLTQEVIDQVVNATKDLLATKGRASYVGERSLGHIDPGSFSSGLLFTALLETGVV, from the coding sequence ATGAATGTTGAACAAGCTCTTGAATGGATGAAGCTTTTTAATGAAAAGATTCAAGAACAGAAAGATTATCTTAGTGAGTTAGACACTCCTATAGGAGATGGAGACCACGGTGGAAATATGGCGCGTGGCATGGCTGCAGTTATGGAAAACATAGAAGGAAAGCAATTTGAAACCAGCAGTGATGTGTTTAAACTTGTCTCAATGCAACTACTGAGTAAGGTAGGTGGTGCTTCAGGTCCCTTGTATGGCTCTGCTTTTATGGGCATGGCCAAGGCTGATTCAAATTCGAAAATAGAGGAAATCTTACAAAGTGGTCTGGATATGATTGTCAAACGTGGGAAAGCAGAAGTTGGAGAAAAGACAATGGTTGACGTTTGGACTCCTGTTATTGCTGCCTTGTCTGCTGGTCAATTGACTCAAGAGGTTATTGATCAGGTAGTGAATGCTACCAAAGATTTACTTGCAACTAAAGGAAGGGCATCTTATGTAGGAGAACGTTCTCTTGGACATATTGATCCTGGATCATTCTCATCAGGATTACTCTTTACTGCTCTTTTAGAAACTGGGGTGGTTTAA
- the dhaS gene encoding dihydroxyacetone kinase transcriptional activator DhaS, with the protein MASSLITKKRIAKAFRDLLATREFDKISIVEIMESAGIRRQTFYNHFLDKYELLDWIFETDLTEYITNNLDFISGQKLLQELFLYFEQERDFYIQLFDIQGQNNFYDHFISYCRLLVSKILREYGQIDIDSSAYTCFLLDYHSHALAEIVKAYVNKKSPVPQSDFLIMTIIGKRP; encoded by the coding sequence ATGGCATCATCACTTATTACAAAAAAACGGATTGCCAAGGCATTTAGAGACCTATTAGCTACTAGAGAATTTGACAAAATCTCTATTGTAGAGATCATGGAATCAGCTGGCATTCGTAGACAGACCTTTTATAATCACTTTCTTGACAAATATGAACTGCTAGACTGGATATTTGAAACTGACTTAACCGAGTATATCACCAATAACTTAGACTTTATTTCGGGCCAAAAACTATTACAAGAATTATTTCTTTATTTCGAACAAGAGCGTGACTTTTATATTCAACTTTTTGATATTCAAGGACAAAATAACTTCTATGACCACTTTATCAGCTACTGTCGCTTACTTGTATCAAAAATTTTAAGAGAATACGGTCAGATTGATATCGATTCATCTGCTTATACTTGTTTTTTGTTAGACTATCATTCACATGCTCTAGCAGAAATCGTGAAGGCTTACGTCAATAAAAAAAGTCCAGTTCCACAATCAGACTTTCTCATCATGACAATTATTGGAAAGAGACCATAA
- the ptsP gene encoding phosphoenolpyruvate--protein phosphotransferase yields MTEMLKGIAASDGVAVAKAYLLVQPDLSFETVSVEDTNAEEARLDVALEASQNELSLIREKAVGTLGEEAAQVFDAHLMVLADPELIGQIKETIRAKKVNAEAGLKEVTDMFITIFEGMEDNPYMQERAADIRDVTKRVLANLLGKKLPNPASINEEVIVIAHDLTPSDTAQLDKNFVKAFVTNIGGRTSHSAIMARTLEIAAVLGTNNITEVVKDGDILAVNGITGEVIINPTDEQAAEFKAAGEAYAKQKAEWALLKDAQTVTADGKHFELAANIGTPKDVEGVNNNGAEAVGLYRTEFLYMDSQDFPTEDEQYEAYKAVLEGMNGKPVVVRTMDIGGDKELPYFDMPHEMNPFLGFRALRISISETGDAMFRTQIRALLRASVHGQLRIMFPMVALLKEFRAAKAVYEEEKANLLAEGVAVADDIQVGIMIEIPAAAMLADQFAKEVDFMSIGTNDLIQYSMAADRMNEQVSYLYQPYNPSILRLINNVIKAAHAEGKWAGMCGEMAGDQKAVPLLVGMGLDEFSMSATSVLRTRSLMKKLDTAKMEEYANRALTECSTMEEVLELQKEYVNFD; encoded by the coding sequence ATGACAGAAATGCTTAAAGGAATCGCAGCATCTGATGGTGTTGCAGTTGCAAAAGCATATCTACTCGTTCAACCGGATTTGTCATTCGAGACTGTTTCAGTCGAAGATACAAACGCAGAAGAGGCTCGTTTGGATGTAGCTCTTGAAGCTTCTCAAAACGAGCTTTCTCTTATCCGTGAGAAAGCTGTAGGTACGCTTGGTGAAGAAGCGGCTCAAGTTTTTGACGCTCATTTGATGGTTCTTGCTGACCCAGAATTGATTGGTCAGATTAAAGAAACAATTCGTGCTAAGAAAGTCAATGCAGAAGCAGGTCTTAAAGAAGTGACTGACATGTTCATCACTATCTTTGAAGGTATGGAAGACAACCCATACATGCAAGAACGTGCAGCGGATATCCGCGACGTGACAAAACGTGTATTGGCAAACCTTCTTGGTAAAAAATTGCCAAACCCAGCTTCTATTAACGAAGAAGTAATTGTGATTGCACATGACTTGACACCATCTGATACAGCTCAATTGGACAAAAACTTTGTAAAAGCTTTTGTAACAAACATCGGTGGACGTACAAGCCACTCAGCTATCATGGCACGTACACTTGAAATTGCAGCTGTATTGGGAACAAATAACATCACTGAAGTGGTGAAAGACGGTGATATCCTTGCCGTTAACGGAATTACTGGTGAAGTGATTATCAACCCAACAGATGAACAAGCGGCAGAATTTAAAGCAGCTGGTGAAGCTTATGCTAAACAAAAAGCTGAATGGGCACTTTTGAAAGATGCTCAAACAGTGACTGCTGACGGTAAACACTTCGAGTTGGCTGCTAACATCGGTACTCCAAAAGACGTTGAAGGTGTTAACAACAACGGTGCAGAAGCTGTTGGACTTTACCGTACAGAGTTCTTGTACATGGATTCTCAAGATTTCCCAACTGAAGACGAGCAGTATGAAGCATACAAGGCTGTTCTTGAGGGAATGAATGGTAAACCAGTGGTTGTTCGTACAATGGATATTGGTGGAGATAAGGAACTTCCTTACTTCGATATGCCACATGAAATGAACCCATTCCTTGGATTCCGTGCCCTTCGTATCTCTATTTCTGAAACTGGAGATGCAATGTTCCGTACACAAATCCGTGCCCTTCTTCGAGCTTCTGTTCATGGTCAATTGCGTATCATGTTCCCAATGGTTGCCCTTTTGAAAGAATTCCGTGCAGCTAAAGCCGTTTATGAAGAAGAAAAAGCAAACCTTCTTGCAGAAGGTGTTGCAGTTGCGGATGACATCCAAGTTGGTATCATGATTGAAATCCCGGCAGCAGCAATGCTTGCAGACCAATTTGCAAAAGAAGTAGACTTCATGTCAATTGGTACAAACGACTTGATCCAATACTCAATGGCAGCAGACCGTATGAACGAGCAAGTTTCATACCTTTACCAACCATATAACCCATCAATCCTTCGCTTGATCAATAACGTTATCAAGGCAGCTCACGCTGAAGGTAAATGGGCTGGTATGTGTGGTGAGATGGCTGGTGACCAAAAAGCTGTTCCACTTCTTGTCGGAATGGGCTTGGATGAATTCTCTATGTCAGCAACATCTGTACTTCGTACACGTAGCTTGATGAAGAAATTGGACACTGCTAAGATGGAAGAGTACGCTAACCGTGCCCTTACAGAGTGTTCAACAATGGAAGAAGTTCTTGAACTTCAAAAAGAATACGTTAACTTCGATTAA